From a region of the Podospora pseudopauciseta strain CBS 411.78 chromosome 7 map unlocalized CBS411.78m_7, whole genome shotgun sequence genome:
- a CDS encoding uncharacterized protein (CAZy:AA7; COG:C; EggNog:ENOG503NX27) → MPLACAGFIDVYQGLVPYVGPRSSLISVRIEEKLFIRAGGRSPKLKMHLSFATSITLVSLAAANSLSNRLAKRAAIDDCLRTANVPVDAPNSNDWRADSNPFNQRLKYTPVAIAVPTTVAQVQAAVSCAAKVKVKVNPKSGGHSYASFGLGGEDGHFVVQLDRMNAVTYDSATEIATVQAGARLGRVATALYNNGKRAFSHGTCPGVGVAGHSLHGGFGFSSHTYGLAVDAIVGATVVLADSSVVETSQTENPHIFWALRGAGSNFGIVTSLKFKTFAAPSQVTVFAINLPWTNASAIVQGWSTIQDWLKAEMPKEMNGRILGNRMQTQIQGLYHGTQAQLRTAIQPLLTKLNAQISQQQQYDWMGAFSYYTYGQQVDVSRPYNLVETFYSKSLVTPALPSNVLQNVANYWIQKAMSNNRNWFIIIDLYGGANSAITKVASNATAYAFRDPNNHLFLYEFYDRVNFGSYPSNGFEFLDGWVKSFTDGLTTDQWGMYINYADPTMNRTMAQDVYYRKNLPKLRALKTELDPTELFYYPQAIQPV, encoded by the exons ATGCCCCTTGCATGTGCGGGGTTCATAGATGTATATCAAGGGCTGGTGCCATACGTTGGCCCTCGTTCAAGCTTGATATCTGTTCGAATCGAAGAAAAGCTTTTCATCAGAGCAGGCGGGCGCAGTCCGAAGCTGAAAATGCATCTCTCGTTTGCTACATCGATCACCTTGGTGAGCTTGGCTGCTGCCAACTCCCTATCGAACCGCTTGGCCAAGCGAGCAGCTATCGATGATTGTCTGCGAACTGCCAATGTGCCTGTTGACGCACCCAACTCGAACGACTGGAGGGCCGAttccaaccccttcaaccaAAGACTCAAATATACACCAGTTGCCATCGCAGTCCCGACCACGGTTGCGCAGGTGCAGGCTGCTGTTTCATGTGCTGCCAAAGTTAAGGTCAAAGTCAACCCCAAGTCTGGTGGACATAGCTATGCATCCTttgggcttggtggtgaagatggccACTTCGTGGTGCAGCTGGATCGTATGAACGCTGTCACGTATGACTCGGCAACGGAGATCGCAACCGTCCAAGCCGGTGCTCGTCTTGGCCGCGTCGCGACAGCTCTCTATAACAACGGCAAAAGAGCGTTCAGTCACGGAACATGTCCAGG tgttggggttgctgggcACTCTCTGCATGGAGGTTTTGGATTCAGCTCTCACACCTACGGCTTGGCCGTCGACGCCATTGTTGGAGCAACCGTGGTGCTCGCGGACTCAAGCGTGGTCGAAACATCCCAAACTGAAAATCCTCACATCTTCTGGGCGCTGCGTGGTGCCGGGTCCAATTTTGGAATCGTGACGAGTCTCAAGTTCAAAACATTTGCCGCCCCTTCGCAGGTCACGGTTTTTGCCATCAACCTGCCATGGACTAATGCGAGTGCTATTGTACAAGGCTGGTCCACCATTCAAGACTGGCTCAAGGCCGAGATGCCCAAGGAGATGAACGGTCGTATCCTTGGAAACCGCATGCAGACACAGATCCAGGGCCTTTACCACGGTACCCAGGCTCAACTCCGGACGGCGATTCAACCCCTTCTCACCAAGCTCAATGCACAGATctctcagcaacagcagtaTGATTGGATGGGTGCATTCTCCTACTACACCTATGGTCAGCAGGTGGATGTTTCGCGTCCTTACAACTTG GTTGAGACATTCTACAGCAAGAGTCTAGTCACGCCCGCCTTACCCAGTAATGTACTGCAAAACGTTGCCAACTACTGGATCCAAAAAGCTATGTCCAACAATCGTAACtggttcatcatcatcgatcTATATGGCGGTGCCAACTCGGCCATCACAAAGGTGGCCAGCAATGCAACGGCCTATGCGTTTCGCGACCCCAACAAtcacctttttctttacGAGTTTTACGACCGTGTAAACTTCGGCTCCTACCCATCAAATGGGTTTGAATTCCTAGACGGCTGGGTCAAGAGTTTCACCGATGGGCTCACCACAGACCAATGGGGAATGTACATCAACTACGCCGACCCGACTATGAATCGAACCATGGCGCAGGATGTCTACTACAGAAAGAACCTGCCGAAGCTGAGAGCGCTCAAGACAGAGCTTGATCCCACCGAGCTCTTTTACTACCCACAGGCTATTCAGCCCGTTTGA
- a CDS encoding uncharacterized protein (COG:G; EggNog:ENOG503NVV7) produces MIHRLVFLLAFAGIIQAHAASPTTAKRLIIDTDLFSDVDDAGALLLAATSSSADLLAVNINFPSTYSALAASAILAHYGSNTPIGIRRPLTNVTFFDSWFFELGEYTSKVAYHWSGGSLPWGHAEDAWDPVALYRKILSEAPDQSVTITSIGFFDNLSGLLNSSSDIYSPLSGPDLIAAKVSELVIMGGEYPSGYEYNFWGSNPSITAHVVNTWKGSPITFSGFEIGQNVTSGLRLINEGPRDDPVKAAYVYYGYTTARPSFDPLTVLYAMEGLSDLFEFGVEYGYNHVEKNGSNKWVYDKGVTGQRFLRLKVSEHEAGAEVDRRLLQAAWSTQRDQVLTRQEV; encoded by the exons ATGATTCATCGCCTTGTTTTTCTCCTGGCTTTCGCCGGCATAATACAAGCACACGCCgcctctccaacaacagcaaaacGCCTCATCATAGACACTGATCTATTCAGTGATGTTGA CGACGCCGGAGCCCTGCTACTCGCAGCCACATCATCTTCCGCCGACCTTCTCGCCGTCAATATCAATTTCCCCTCCACCTACTCGGCCCTGGCAGCATCTGCCATTCTGGCCCATTATGGCAGTAATACTCCCATCGGGATCCGGCGTCCACTGACCAATGTCACGTTCTTCGACTCTTGGTTTTTTGAATTAGGCGAATACACAAGCAAAGTGGCTTATCACTGGTCTGGAGGCTCGTTGCCCTGGGGCCATGCCGAGGATGCCTGGGATCCAGTCGCGCTGTATCGAAAAATCCTCTCCGAAGCCCCTGATCAAAGCGTCACTATCACTTCCATTGGATTCTTTGATAAT TTGTCTGGGCTTCTTAATTCCTCGTCAGATATATATTCACCGCTTTCAGGTCCCGATCTTATCGCCGCCAAAGTCTCGGAACTGGTAATCATGGGTGGTGAATATCCCTCCGGCTACGAATACAACTTCTGGGGC AGCAACCCATCTATCACCGCTCATGTTGTCAATACTTGGAAGGGCAGCCCAATCACCTTTTCTGGGTTCGAGATAGGGCAAAATGTAACGTCTGGCCTTCGTCTGATCAACGAAGGCCCGCGGGATGACCCGGTCAAGGCTGCGTATGTCTATTACGGGTACACTACAGCCCGTCCGTCTTTCGATCCTCTGACGGTGCTGTATGcaatggaggggttgagCGATCTCTTTGAATTCGGAGTAGAGTATGGATACAATCACGTTGAAAAAAATGGATCAAACAAGTGGGTTTATGACAAGGGGGTCACTGGTCAGCGCTTTTTGAGACTCAAGGTGTCTGAACACGAGGCCGGTGCTGAAGTGGACAGGAGACTGCTTCAGGCAGCATGGTCTACACAGAGAGACCAAGTACTCACTCGACAAGAGGTTTGA
- the MDM10 gene encoding Mitochondrial distribution and morphology protein 10 (EggNog:ENOG503P05I; COG:U; BUSCO:EOG09262TUR) has translation MREFMQYVRNAFYGATGWSEDNSYKDLNVTARELIDFPLPRGIRLSLSSLATPHFATSYQLCNVGVVDGSISYLHSSVPLAAVPAQSDKIPLGALMRSYRGLHQLGSRGGTPWSWETGPQIGTIPQVPAVADMGQVPNKDKSSLLYGRLYLPQSLLEAMVIKRFSPALQVQISAVSEQSLRNGGTMLSVVQYDRGKYGVEGLYSTDGGLLGLRGLYNFGGDASVAVMGSQNGTGSPESTEKERIYGRFSAGGEMYYGTLNKSGGMSLGARFATLPTHKGTPLTATLTINPLMGNINTTYAVLAKDFLAMATRMEFNAYSYESDWAVGLELWSNRRPAGFLLGAEPSLDLESDQPELPSKKERSFQAKMEWRLDDPEPEPEPVKIAEKPTEGKEEYLGVFKARLSSNLDLGLIWEGRAKSLIFSLGTGVDLQRLGEPFRSLGLEVQYSS, from the exons ATGCGGGAGTTTATGCAGTATGTCAGAAATGCCTTCTACGGTGCTACAGGATGGAGCGAGGATAACTCCTACAAGGACTTGAACGTGACAGCAAGAG AACTGATTGATTTCCCGCTGCCTCGAGGAATTCGCTTGAGCCTTTCTTCCCTTGCCACGCCACACTTCGCAACCAGCTATCAACTCTGCAATGTAGGCGTCGTAGACGGCTCGATATCATACCTCCACAGCTCGGTCCCCCTGGCTGCCGTTCCTGCCCAGTCCGACAAAATACCGCTAGGGGCTCTTATGAGATCCTATCGCGGGCTGCATCAGCTCGGCTCACGAGGAGGAACACCATGGTCGTGGGAAACTGGTCCTCAGATAGGGACAATCCCCCAGGTACCTGCTGTTGCGGATATGGGTCAAGTCCCGAATAAGGACAAGAGCTCGCTGTTGTATGGTCGGCTGTATCTCCCACAGTCGCTGCTTGAGGCCATGGTAATCAAGCGGTTCAGTCCGGCGCTGCAGGTTCAGATATCGGCTGTCAGTGAACAGTCTTTGCGGAACGGAGGTACAATGCTGAGCGTCGTTCAATACGACCGGGGGAAATACGGAGTCGAGGGGCTTTACTCGACCGACGGagggcttcttggcctgAGAGGATTGTATAATTTCGGTGGGGATGCTTCCGTAGCTGTGATGGGTTCCCAAAATGGGACGGGCAGTCCAGAATCCACGGAGAAGGAGCGAATTTATGGCCGCTTCAGCGCTGGAGGAGAAATGTACTATGGGACCTTGAACAAGTCTGGAGGCATGTCCTTGGGTGCACGTTTCGCAACTCTACCCACGCACAAAGGGACGCCGCTGACAGCGACACTTACTATCAACCCGCTCATGGgaaacatcaacaccacataTGCCGTGCTGGCGAAGGACTTTCTTGCCATGGCGACACGGATGGAGTTTAACGCGTATAGCTACGAGAGTGATTGGGCTGTCGGCTTAGAGCTATGGAGCAACCGACGACCAGCCGGTTTCCTGCTTGGTGCCGAGCCCAGCCTTGATCTTGAATCCGACCAGCCCGAACTTCCGAGCAAAAAGGAGAGAAGTTTCCAGGCAAAGATGGAATGGCGGCTAGACGACCCTGAACCCGAACCCGAACCCGTCAAGATTGCTGAGAAACCAACAGAGGGTAAAGAGGAATACCTGGGCGTGTTCAAGGCCCGGCTCAGTTCCAACCTCGATCTGGGCTTGATCTGGGAGGGTCGGGCCAAATCACTGATCTTCAGCCTCGGAACTGGTGTGGATTTGCAAAGGTTAGGCGAGCCGTTCCGAAGCTTGGGATTGGAAGTGCAATACTCCTCTTGA
- the SCD1 gene encoding Scytalone dehydratase (EggNog:ENOG503P16B; COG:E), which translates to MAQQKKQQITFEDYLGVTEAAFEWADSYDSKDWDRLRRCIAPTLRIDYRSFLDKIWEAMPAEEFISMISDKSVLGNPLLRTQHFIGGASKWEKVSDDEIIGYHQLRVPHQVYTDSSLSKVEVKGHAHSHNTHYYKKVNGVWKFAGLNPNIRWFEYDFDKVFASGRDNFGEH; encoded by the exons ATGGCCCAAcagaagaagcagcagatCACCTTTGAGG ATTACCTCGGTGTGACTGAGGCTGCGTTTGAGTGGGCTGACAGCTACGACTCCAAGGACTGGGACCGTCTGCGAAGATGCATTGCTCCCACCCTGCGG ATTGACTACCGGTCGTTCCTCGACAAGATCTGGGAGGCCATGCCGGCCGAGGAGTTCATCAGCATGATTTCGGACAAGTCAGTGTTGGGCAACCCCCTTCTGCGCACGCAGCACTTCATTGGCGGTGCCAGCAAGTGGGAGAAAGTGTCCGACGACGAGATTATTGGCTACCATCAGCTCCGCGTGCCGCACCAAGTCTACACAGACTCGTCCCTGTCCAAGGTGGAGGTCAAGGGCCACGCCCACAGCCACAACACTCACTACTACAAGAAGGTCAATGGCGTGTGGAAGTTTGCCGGGCTGAACCCCAACATCCGGTGGTTCGAGTATGATTTTGACAAGGTATTTGCAAGTGGTCGCGACAACTTTGGTGAGCACTGA
- a CDS encoding uncharacterized protein (COG:S; EggNog:ENOG503P5W7) has translation MPSSSSSAHEPKLLHFTPVPPGYRHVPKGNIYITKNCRLLTHAAKQPLYVVVDKRNRTLGIRCPDRIYRQVLSSYHETAPKRAQAVQKRDALIEDKFEAIILKLFPKTPKESIPVIAKHAVKKRSGRVGRSTKIGELEDKVMLAVRAHIRHVHTDYEMLLREGVNREEARQRVWERVNEVASEWGATTGSLFRKRADSARGKMVSRDRPTGAAPDTGKKRPHRPVMTKRVQVTAPETASPLDQSVTEPPGRKQKKRRGRYTRFLERKARGGVMAISPDGVRVTRRMARQSLENSSAEANDGVEVIEISSDEDGDEDGDENGDVLEDDPIKVFIVDNDDEEALAVFSVDEDTSDNDYESDDSGWSGKS, from the coding sequence atgccttcttcctcaagtAGCGCCCACGAGCCGAAACTTTTACACTTTACCCCTGTTCCACCTGGGTATCGCCACGTCCCAAAAGGCAACATCTACATTACCAAAAACTGCCGGTTACTTACCCATGCCGCCAAACAACCTTTGTATGTCGTTGTTGATAAGCGCAATCGAACCCTCGGAATTCGCTGTCCAGATCGCATTTACCGCCAAGTGCTCTCCTCCTATCACGAAACCGCACCCAAGCGAGCCCAGGCGGTACAGAAGCGGGACGCGCTGATCGAAGATAAGTTCGAGGCTATCATCCTCAAATTATTCCCCAAGACACCAAAAGAGTCGATCCCGGTCATCGCCAAGCATGCCGTCAAGAAGAGAAGCGGGAGAGTGGGTAGGAGCACAAAGATAGGAGAGTTGGAGGACAAGGTCATGCTGGCCGTGCGAGCACATATCAGGCATGTTCACACAGACTACGAAATGTTGTTGAGAGAAGGTGTGAACAGGGAGGAGGCCAGGCAAAGGGTTTGGGAGAGAGTCAATGAGGTCGCAAGCGAGTGGGGGGCTACCACGGGAAGCCTCTTCCGAAAGAGGGCAGATAGCGCAAGGGGCAAAATGGTGAGTAGGGATAGGCCGACTGGAGCAGCACCAGATacggggaagaagaggccaCATCGCCCAGTCATGACAAAGAGGGTACAGGTCACTGCTCCGGAAACAGCCTCGCCACTAGACCAGAGTGTGACAGAGCCGCCAGGAAGGAAGCAAAAGAAGCGGAGGGGGAGATACACCCGGTTCCTGGAAAGGAAGGCGAGGGGCGGTGTTATGGCGATTTCACCAGACGGGGTGCGCGTTACACGGCGAATGGCGAGACAGTCCTTGGAAAATTCCAGCGCGGAAGCAAACGATGGAGTCGAGGTTATAGAAATCTCTTCggacgaggatggcgacgaggatgGCGACGAGAATGGCGATGTTTTGGAAGACGACCCCATTAAGGTCTTCATCGTTGAtaacgacgacgaggaagctTTGGCTGTTTTCTCTGTCGATGAAGACACAAGCGACAATGACTATGAGAGCGATGACAGTGGCTGGAGTGGGAAGTCTTGA